Genomic segment of Danio aesculapii chromosome 25, fDanAes4.1, whole genome shotgun sequence:
ATCACTCTGGCCTCTGTATTATTGATGTGGTGATGTTTAATGTTGTGTAATGGATCTGAACACTGTGCTGGGCTCATTATAATGCCTGATATAATCTGTGGTCTCTGATTGACTTTAGTTCAGAAGAGTAAACcacacatttacaataataacaCATTTGCTTGTGTGGATCCAAACTGAACAACTAGtgacacatatttacacacacattcatgaagGTAGCCCAGGTACACATAGCCTAGTACAGTAGTGCTAAGTATGACATtgtaaatatagatattaatTTCATATGATAATTCTAGAGAACACATGGATGTTTATAAAACTGTTTGTTATATGTTGACCCAACACTGACGGCAGAGAATTgagtttattaagtcttacctgcCTGACCCATTATCCCATGACCTTCCTGATCACCACTCCTAATACATACACTTGCTGATAAAGTAAATCAGATGTCAAAGCTTTTACTGGACACGTAGTCCAGCCAAAACAATTGAAAAtacaaactgtatttatttaattaatgacatTTTTCTTTGTAGTTTGCACACGTTACATTACTGAACCAATGATATCAgacagaggaagaggaagaaaaaaGACTCAGAAGTCTCAGGAAACTGCTGaaatattttctaatttatttaaatagatcAAGATCTTCACAAATAAATCACTAATAGAGCTAAAGCAGAATAAAAATGGTGTTACTTCTCCATCCTAGATGCAGCTCTGAGACTCAAAGGGTCCGAAAAATGAAGCTCGTGTTTGCTGTTCTTCTATTAGACAGGTCATTACAGGCTTACAGTACATCTGATGTGTTAGTTAGAATTTTAGCTCATGCAGTTTGTGTACTTTTATGAATTATCTCAACACTTATAGCAGCTATACTCTAACAGTAACCATAAATAAGTGGTTATGATCGTCCTGTACGGTGCTTTACAGTAACGTtctctcagcagtgaataaacATGAGGAAATCTGGAAACATCCAAACTCTCTTAAACAGATCtgaaacaaacacagacaagagGACTGAAGACACTGAGGACTGTGTGTGGTAACATTTAAGGTCTTAATGAACTTTGCTAGTGTGTGTTCCTCCATCAGCAGCTGCAGTGTCTCTCAGCTGAATCAGTGCAGTCACTGTGAACAGCAGGTTTCTGTACCAGTCTTTATCACTGTGTGAACACATAACTACCACTGATATAGTGTAAACTCAGACAGTAATGATCTCCAGCATCTTCAGTCTGGACTCCACTGATGCTCAGAGTAAAATCACTGCCATAGTTAGCTCCATCGCCACTGAATCTAGATGGAGTGTTTGAGTAACGGCTGCTTATATAATAGATGAGGAGTTTAGGGGCTTCTCCAGGTGTCTGCTGATACCAGGACACACAGTCACTACAGCCAGATATGGGCTGACTGGTTTTACAGCTGATGGTCAGAGTTTCTCCTAGTGTGATGGATTTGACTGCTGGATTCTGAGTCACTGTCACTTGTCCCCaactctctgaaataaagacaTTTTCCTCATTAGTGGATCTCCAAGTGTAGAAGAGAAGAAGCTGATTACTGATCAGTGCTAATTAATAAGAGGAGAATTACCCTGAATGCAGAGAGTCAGAGTCCAGACACAGATGCAGATGTTGTTCATAGCTGTACTTGAGTctggtgtgatgatgatgatgatgatgatgaagattgtgtgtgttctgctctcaGTCATCAAGTGTTAAACTCACAGAAACACTCTCAGACACTCACAATGCAAAACCAGTGGGAGGATTTACAACAGCGTCTGCTGATCACAGTCTACACTGATCAATAAACCAGCACGACTACACATCACTGTAGATTCTGACAATTCTTGATTATTACTACACTGAAAGACTCATTATCAAAACTGTTgcagtttatttgggctgaattgaaGCATTTGGTGATGTTCAGCTTCATTAGTTTGTtcaaattcagctcatataaatgaTTAGCAAACACCTAAATATGAACAGTAAATCCAGTGAATCATTCATGTCAGTAAGACTGTAAGATGAAGGATATTTCCATCTTGACTGTATTATAGTGAGTGTAAAACAGACAGATTTGGTCAGCAGTGATTTCTCTTTCTGTAGTGATCAGCAGTAATCTGTCAGTCTCTTTAGATTAAAGCTTCTGCTAAATGATTGAATGTTAATGTCTGATAACTGAGCTCAGTTTTCCACACTCAGAGGATTCATTATGTTTTGAACATTATTATTAAACCTTTCATGTGTTTCTGCATACAGTACAGTGTGTGAGTCTCTCTGAGTTTGTGTTCAGTCGACTGGAAAAGAGCTTTTTGTACGAGTGTTTCAGCACATTCAAGCACTGTGGTACACATTCGGTGGAGGAACCAAACTGCTGATCTCAAGTAAGTTTTCTTTAAGTTATTTCTTACTAAAACATGTAATTTATACTTTACAAATGTCCTCGAGTTGAAATGAGAACatcatttattagtttattagtttattttctgATTATTCCGTCTAAAATTGATATCGTCACATTTTTTACTTCATCAAAACAACCTTATTCTTGTTctttaaatgtttgaaatgtaTTTCTGTAATGTGTGTGAGTTTAATATTTATATCTGCTTTGATTTCTCTGAGATTTATCTTGGCTTTATTCACTTTTACTGTCTTCATTTATAGTTCATCTGTcattaaatatacataataatggTATCATAATCTACATTTAGACACTTCCATAGGTCAGAACATTATTTTgaatcatttgtgttcaacaaaatgaaTATTTCAGTCGTATTTTCTTGCATAAAACTTGAGCAAATATCAGAATGTAAAGGTGCAGTGGTGAGAACAGTGAGTGTGTTCAGTCTCATTGAAGATCTCAGTCAAATCACAAGTGAAAGTGCAGAAAAGGCCAGCATTTGAgctgatttcttcttcttttgaCCTTTAGAGTCCTGAAAAGTCCTCAATGATTGATTCTGAATCTCTGTCTCGTGATGTGTTCAGTCCATTTCTGCACTGCTAAAAGGCTTTTCTGACCtgcagtttttgtcttgtttcgagTCCAAATATCTCCAAACTCTTCAATCCAGAAGATTCTCTAGACAAGGAAAGCTCCTGCTATAATCCATTATAACTGTGTTTATGATCATTTATAATCATGTGTCTGTAAATCCTCCATGATCCTGTATTATAATGAGAGTTATAGCTACATCATAATCATATTGAGAATCGTCTTATTGATATTGATGACTGAAAGCAGTCTATGATGCAGTTATGAAGGTTAGTAAGGTTATAATGATCCACAATATGTATTGATAAAGCAACAGGGctcttatcaacaatataaaagccTTCATTTATTAGACAGAAGCAAATCTGTTCATTTCCTAATGAGTCTGTAACTGCAGCAGAACAACATTTGAACATGGCATCTTTATAAATCTGATCAGGACGGACTAATGAACACTTATAAAGCATCTAGAATGTGATCTGAAGATGTCTATTCACATCAAACGCATCTCTAATAAGTCTGAATGAGACTATTATAAGTGTACTTCTGACTGGCGTTCTAATACAGGATAAGCTTTGTTGTGTCTTTCTAGATCCAGAACTGTTCTGATTGATTATTAATCATTATAAACAGAGTTCTCATTCATTATCAGCAGGAGCTTCAGAGAACGTGTGAGCAAATCTACTGTAGTTTGGAGAATTAATGAGTCCAAATCAAGTCAGTTTCTGCttcaaacatgctcaataatcgGTCCAATAACCCCATTTCAAAGCCCAAAGCAGATTCAGTTCCTCTCCACACTGGCAGATTATTGGACGGCTCTAGAAAATCTGCTGGACTGAAGAGTTTggagatatttgggctagaaagaAGGCAGAAACTCTCATGTGTTGATGTTTTGCAGCGTGCCAGCTTTATTTTGGACTGATTGATTTGTACTGTGTGTTGTGGAGGAGCTCATCTTCTCCTGGATATAGAAGAGCTGCTAAAACAGAATGGAAATCAATCTTCTTTCTGTGCTTCAGTCAATCTCTGCtctaatccagtgtgtgtgtgtgtgtgtgtgtgtgtgtgtttctccctcTGCAGCTGGTCCCCCAGTGAAGCCCTCAGTGTCTCTGCTCGGGTCCTCTTCTCTGCAGAGCTCTGGAGACTCGGCCGCACTGCTCTGCCTGCTCAGCTCTTACTCTCCACAGGGGGCGCAGGTGAAGTGGACACGGGACGGCTCTGAGCTCAGCGAGGGGGTGACCAGTGCAGAGAGCCAGCAGGACGGCCGCTACAGCCTCACCAGCGTCCTGGAGCTCAAGAAAGAAGACTGGGAAGAGCGAGAGCGCTATGCCTGCAGAGTATCACATGCTGGAGGTGATCAGGTGGTCCCGTTCCCCAAGTgctaatctgtgtgtgtgtgtgtgtgtgtgtgtgtgtgtgtgtttcaataaAGCCTCTTGTTCTTCTGCTCCACACGTGTCTGACAGCATCCTTCACTCACACATGCAGATCTGCTCAGTCTCCACTGGAGAATAATCACACGCTCACACTACTGGAGAAAATGACTCTCATCTCCTCTCATTTCACTTTGCTTCAAACTAGAACATTTCAGCGATCCTGATTGTGCTCCAGAAACAAATGACATTGACACAGAGTCCAAATGGAGTTGAATATTGAGACACTCAATAGATTTGCTCCTCTAGAAAAGTCTCTGCTTTCCCCTGAGATCAGAGGAGAATCTTGCTTTGGAGCGTCCTGATAAAGTCCTGTCGTCTGTCACATTTAGAAATGAGCCTCAGATTAGAGTTTGGACTTGGCTGAAGATgaaaaatgtcttttaatatGAATCAAATCTTGCTTCTGAACACAAATACATGGACTCAAAGGGGAAATCCAGTGTTTGTACAGCATCAATGCCTTGCTAACTACTGAATAACTGCTGATCAATAGTTAGTAAggcagtagttgggtttaggtattgattAGGGATGTGGAATAAGATCATCCTCTATAACTACTAATGATCAGTTCATAACAGTTCATATCTGAATCATAGGCAGGTGATGAGCCGGTTATTAATATCCTGAATTGTGTCTTAATTAAAGTGTTGGCAGAATATTCATTACCAGTGTAACAAACCaggctaacactttattttgatgctccatttgagtattagtagactgtctgcttaatatctgctgatactgatgctgaacagacatttaactgactagaagaatCTTTACAAGCACATGTGAGttacactaacccaaaccctGACAGTCTACTGATAATCTGCTGAgggttagttggcatgtagacgcAGCGTagcttaaattaaaccaaatgaaGTGTGAGCCAAAGCTGAAGCAGTAATTAAACTCGTCATTATTCACTCCTGAACTCAtgatgtagttaaagttagttcatgattagtgcatGCTTAAACTCATCAGTAGTTCATAATTAATTCATCTTTAATTGACATATTAGTCCATCATTATTCATCTGCTGTTACTGTACAGTGTTACCAGGAGAACTGATTATAGCAACATTTACTAAATCAActacagtctgtgtgtgtgtgtgtgtgtgtgtgtgtgtgtgtgtgtgtgtgtgtgtgtgtgtgtgtgtgtgtgtgttcctcagtgTCTCTCAGCTGAATCAGTGCAGTCACTGTGAACAGCAGGTTTTTGTACGGCGCTTTATCACTGTGTGAACACATCACCACTGTGGTAACTCTGACAGTAATAATCTCCAGCATCTTCAGTCTGGACTCCACTGATGCTCAGAGTAAAATCACTGCCAGATCCACCGCCACTGAATCTAGATGGAGTGTTTGAGTAACGgctgtttatatatttaatcagGAGTTTAGGAGCTTCTCCAGGTCTCTGCTGATACCAGGCTAAGTAGTTGCCGTATATTCCCACATCTATTTGACACTCTATTGTAGCTGTTTCTCCCTGTTGGACAGTTTTAGCTTCAGGTTGAGTCAAAGTGACTCCTGATGATCCTgaagaagagaaaagaaaagaaatgagcgTCTAAAATGAATCCCTTTCTAGACTTCTAGCAGAACAGCAGCATCATGTGTCTCTCACCATCAATAAAGACAGCGATGGTCCAGACGCAGATGCAGATGTTGATCATAGCTGTAGTTGAGTctggtgtgatgatgatgatgatgatgatgaagattgtgtgtgttctgctctcaGTCATCAAGTGTTAAACTCACAGAAACACTCTCAGACACTCACAATGCAAAACTCACTCTCTCTAGTCAAATCATTCAGCTCAAACTGGAGCTCGATCTGACATGAACACTTCACCTGAGAATAAGAAGCATGTAAAGACACACACAGAGGCTGAAATCAAAATCTGAAGCttacatattaaacctttaaACGCAAAAGACTCATTGAAAGATCACCGTTTGGCCTCAAAATACTCATTAAagttcatctgaaagcttcatcGAATGCTTTTCGTAATTTTAAACAGAATCACATTCATTAAAATGgtttattatttgatatattttgataAGTACAGCTCAGAATATGGATTTAACTTGAACATAAATGAGTGTTACTCAATGACGAGGAAGAGTTTCacccatattttaattattattcgaAACATTGGACTTAATGTTTTCCTTTAATAACAGAAATCACTTTTGTTTGCTGATTTGATCAGTCAGTGGGGTGTCACGTCTTTTTGACACACTTTTTTATTGATCACCAATCAGTGTGTGGTCATTTAATCCTATTTCTCTATAGAGGTAATGGAGGTGAACTTGTGTGTGATTAAACccagtgaatgaatgtgtgtgtgtgtgtgtgtgtgtgtgtgtgtgtgtgtgtgtgtgttcctcagtgTCTCTCAGCTGAATCAGTGCAGTCACTGTGAACAGCAGGTTTTTGTACGGCGCTTTATCACTGTGTGAACACATAACTATCATGGTAACTCTGACAGTAATAATCTCCAGCATCTTCAGTCTGGACTCCACTGATGCTCAGAGTAAAATCAGTTCTGGATCCACTGCCACTGAATCTAGATGGAGTGTTTGACTGTCTCCGGTTTGCATATATCAGGAGTTTAGGAGCTTCTCCAGGTTTCTGCTGATACCAGGCCATACAGGCATATGAACCAGGACAGTTATCGCTCACTACTGTGTTTGTTTTGCAGGTCATCGTCACTGATTCACCGATTTGAGCCACTTTTCCAGCAGGACTCTGAGTTACAGTCACCTGTCCACTCAAACCTGTTAGAAATAGAGTTAGAAATGCAGAACTTACTGTACATGTGTCGtatatttaattgtgttattattattataaagtattattttctatACCTTGAACACACATATAGAGAGTCCAGACGCAGATGCAGATGTTGATCATAGCTGTAGTTGAGTctggtgtgatgatgatgatgatgatgatgaagagtgtgtgtgttctgctctcaGTCATCAAGTGTTAAACTCACagaaacactctcacacactcacaatgCAAAACCAGTGGGAGGATTTACAACAGCGTCTGCTGATCACAGTCTACACTGATCAATAAACCAGCACGACTACACATCAAACAATTATTACAAACagtttatttgcatatatatatatgtgtgtgtgtatatatgcatatgtgtgcatgcgtgtgtgtaataatatactatgaaaaaatgtttaaataaattttaaacaaaaaataagaagcCATTTATTGACATTATGATCAATAATTACACCTGAagacatttgttttctgatttaagaAAAGACCTTGtacttaaaaggttgcacatattataattaataaaataatatatatataataaaatacttttgtgaaaatgacctattttttttaaaggattatttattattttgagctcactacacttgaaatcttcaGTTTATGCTTTTCATGAAAcctaagttaaattaactcatatttttaagttatGGGACCAAAATGCTAAATCTTAAGTTTAagttaactttacttaattgtttaagtaaagacagcATTAGGGTATTCAGTGATCAGAACAGTCCACTATTCCTCTGAGAAACACTCATGTGTGTACGGTTTAGCTCAGGCCTTTGTGTTGTTCTTGAAGGCAAATGGAATAAAGCAGCTTGTCATCAGAATCAGCATCTTGAGTCCCCTGAAGGCCTGATTCTAACAGTGTGCTTTGACTGAAAGGCCCAATGGTTGCTCTTGTTGGAGTGCGGTGCAGTGAAGCTGTTGGGTTTGAACATGCTCTCTGGAGACAGAGCTGCTCTATTCTGAGAGGATCACCATCACTCCACCCTGACCATGCAAATGGCCTTTCAGTCTCACTCTCGGACTGATCCAGGATCTGCAGCACTCTCGCTTCTTCATTTAGCATGTGCTCTTGCTGATTAGTGAAGTGTGAAGGTGCAGATATTTGCCTGATGAGCTCCAGTGACTGCAGATGTTCAGCAGCTTCATCTCCAGTAAACCAGCACTGCCACTGACTCTCAGTAcagctaatacacacacacacacacacacacacacacacacacacactcactgtcgGCCTGATTATGGCACACCAGAGAACACAAGAAGATCTGAATCAAAAGTATTAAGAAACAAAAATCAGCAATAAAGACACTGTAGTGCAACAATGAAGGAAGAAATATGTTAgagctttattttaatgtgtgtgtgtgtgtgtgtgtgtgtgtgtgtgtgtgtgtgtgtgtgtgtgtgtgtgtgtgtgtgtgtgtgtgtgtgtgtgtgtgtgtgttcagcagtgtgCTCTGGCTCCctctgctgtatgtgtgtgtgtgtgtgtgtgttcagcagtgtgCTCCCTCTGCTGGTGGTCTCCTGAACAGTCTCCTGATCCCCCAGAGCTGCAGCACTCCTGCACTGATGATCATCAGACTCTGAGCCGCAGACCAGCTGCTGATGTAGCTGTTGTTGGACTGCAGCAGGTAGAAGTCCGCGCCGCGCCGCATCCGCTCATAGTTATAGTGCCGCCACATGTGGAAGACGAACCTCTGCAGGCGCCCGCTgctctcctgcacacacacacacacacacacacacactcattcatttaattcggcttagtcccctttattaatctgaggacaccacagcggaatgaaccgccaactattacagcatatgttttacgcagcggatgcccttccagctgcatcccagtaatggaaaacacccatacacactcatacacactctcatacactatgcccatgtgtttggactgtgggggaaaccggagcacccggaggaaacccacaccaacacggggagaacatgcaaactccacacagaaacacacactcaatgCAGAAACGACAGAAAGTCACACAGTTTGGGTACAGGTGTGTTTTTACCTCAATGAAGGACAGTGTGCTGTTGATCTGCTTCAGATCCTCCTCTTTCCTCTTCTTCTCGTCCTCCTTTCGCTTCTCCTGTCCATCGTAATACACACCGAAGTCCAGGAAGACCTGCATGCTCCCGAAGCGATTGTGGAAATTACTGAAGCACATCTGATAAAAGCCTGCAAACAGAAACACCAGCACGGCTCaaacacattataaaaataaggtgtcacggtggcgcagtgggtagcacaatcgcatcacagcaagaaggtcactggttcgagtcccggctgggtcagtgtgtgtttctgtgtggagtttgcatgttctccccgtgttggtgtgggtttcctgtgggtgctccggtttcccccacagtccaaacagaagtgtatgagtgtgaatgagtgtgtatgggtgtttcccagtactgggttgcagctggaagggcatccgctgtgtgaaacatatactggaatagttggtggttcattccactgtggagacccctgattaataacaggactaagctgaaggagaatgaatgtaAACATGATCCAGTTGCCCTCATTAGTCTCAGTATGCCCCGCTGGTTCTGATTGTTGGACTTCTAACCGTTCATCTTCATCTGTCGTGTGTCTCCTCTCACCTGTCTCCTTGACGCTGAAGGAGATCTGACCGCTGGCATCGTCCACTTTCCCCACTATCAGTCCACTGGGAGCATTGACCATGACGGAGAGGTGTCTGTCCAGAGCCACACCGGTGACCAGctgcacctgcacacacacacacacacacatatattcataGTCACAATCACAACACACAgtcatagatacacacacacacacacacacacacacactcaccatgtAGTTGAGGTAGAAGTGTTCTCCATAGTGAGCGAAGTGCCAGAAGCACTGCAGGTCAGCGGCGCGCAGTATGATGGAGAAATCATACTGATCAGACCCCCAGAACAGCTCCTGATCCGACAACTGCGgagctgcagacacacacacgcacacaaacaccacacaacacacagaaaacacactcttACACATCTCCGATCCGCAGTGTGAGCTTCTGTCTGCCCGTCTGGACACTCAGCAGAGGATCTACAGCCCTGGGAGAACCACAGCTGCTCCTcaaggacaacacacacacacagacaaatacacacagctgactcacacacactcaccacacacacacacatacttttacacatacatttacttacacacacacagcttacacacacatttacagagaACAGACAGATGTAGTACTGtatacagtagtgtgtgtgtgtgcgtgtgtgtgtgtgtgtgtgtgtgtgtgtgtgtgtgtgtgtgtgtgtgtgtatagtgatATTATGTCAAACTGAAATGTAAACTAGGCAAAATGTCAAGTGTAAACTAGTTCTTAAAGAaagaagtgtgtgtgttaatggtgTTGTTGttctataattatttaaattaacattatataaatgtacagtattattAGTATATATTAGTGTGATAATCAATAACTTATAATCAATAATCATCAATTCAGGATTCAGCATGTtttgctgttgagtgtgtgtggaggACGAAAGCtgcataacaataaataaataaataaaaactcaaatatataaataaacgagtaaataaatccataaattcctccataaataaaatgttaaatatttcatAGTGCGGGCcggtatataattaaataaattacaggaCTATTCCCCTGACATCCgtgtaatttatttcattatatatctGTCTGCTCTATTAATTATTCTtcatagataatatatatatctacttatgcaggaatttgtagacttatatatacatttatttatttatttggatatttatttatttattcatgcaaaaATTTGTGgacttatatatacatttatttatttaattatttatttatttatttttattattattattatttttacatatttatttattcgcatatt
This window contains:
- the tmed6 gene encoding transmembrane emp24 domain-containing protein 6; the protein is MCKSVFSVCCVVFVCVCVSAAPQLSDQELFWGSDQYDFSIILRAADLQCFWHFAHYGEHFYLNYMVQLVTGVALDRHLSVMVNAPSGLIVGKVDDASGQISFSVKETGFYQMCFSNFHNRFGSMQVFLDFGVYYDGQEKRKEDEKKRKEEDLKQINSTLSFIEESSGRLQRFVFHMWRHYNYERMRRGADFYLLQSNNSYISSWSAAQSLMIISAGVLQLWGIRRLFRRPPAEGAHC